From the genome of Anaplasma ovis str. Haibei, one region includes:
- a CDS encoding phage portal protein → MRESFNLFGKNCGASVSSAFLECRGEAVWGDRNYASFARNGYIKNVIAFRSIHMVASAAGSVNITLHKSTKSGVFQIFNHPILKLLSRPNCTMTRSELVEGIVTYRLISGNSYVLSIESRDMLPKELHLLRPDRVEIVTKTGGNSVAYRYSVNGNVHEFQINRDTNRHDLLHLKNFHPLNDWYGLSTIEAASYSIDQHNQAGTWNQAMLQNGARPSGALVVKTKNEKSTLSQEQYQRLKAQIEDFYTGPRNSGRPILLEGGLEWREMSLSPKDMDFIESKNISAREIALAFGVPPQLLGIPGDNTYSNLSEARLALWEQTVIPHLESIIAHLNSWLVPRFGSNMFLSYDKESIGVLTEKRQRLWQYVQNATFMTINEKRAAFGLAPIEGGNSLEVQN, encoded by the coding sequence ATGAGAGAATCCTTCAACCTTTTTGGTAAAAACTGCGGCGCTAGCGTGTCTTCCGCGTTTTTAGAGTGCCGAGGGGAAGCCGTGTGGGGTGATCGTAATTATGCAAGCTTTGCTAGAAACGGGTATATCAAAAATGTGATTGCCTTCCGGTCAATCCACATGGTGGCATCAGCTGCGGGGTCTGTGAACATAACCCTACATAAGAGCACTAAAAGCGGCGTCTTTCAGATTTTCAACCATCCCATACTAAAGCTACTGTCTCGCCCCAACTGTACTATGACAAGGTCAGAGTTAGTTGAGGGAATAGTAACCTACAGGCTAATTAGCGGAAATTCATATGTCCTATCCATAGAAAGCAGGGACATGCTTCCCAAGGAGTTACACCTACTCAGACCAGATAGGGTCGAAATCGTTACCAAAACAGGGGGAAATTCCGTAGCATACCGCTACAGCGTAAACGGAAACGTGCATGAGTTTCAAATAAATCGGGATACAAATCGCCATGACCTACTACACTTGAAGAACTTTCACCCCCTAAATGATTGGTACGGGCTCTCAACAATTGAGGCTGCATCTTATAGCATCGATCAGCATAATCAGGCCGGCACGTGGAATCAGGCAATGTTGCAGAACGGAGCCCGCCCTAGTGGCGCTCTGGTCGTGAAAACCAAAAATGAGAAAAGCACCCTCTCACAGGAACAGTATCAAAGACTAAAAGCCCAGATCGAGGATTTTTACACCGGGCCAAGAAACTCAGGTAGGCCTATTTTACTCGAAGGTGGGTTGGAGTGGCGGGAAATGAGCCTATCTCCCAAAGACATGGACTTTATTGAATCAAAAAACATCTCTGCACGGGAGATCGCCCTAGCTTTCGGAGTTCCTCCCCAACTGTTGGGCATTCCAGGCGATAATACTTACAGCAACCTTTCGGAGGCCAGACTGGCACTGTGGGAGCAGACAGTCATCCCACACTTGGAGAGCATTATAGCACATTTGAACTCGTGGTTAGTACCAAGGTTTGGAAGTAATATGTTCTTATCGTATGACAAGGAATCAATCGGCGTGCTAACCGAAAAGAGGCAACGGCTGTGGCAATACGTACAAAATGCAACATTCATGACCATTAATGAAAAAAGAGCCGCATTCGGTTTGGCTCCGATTGAGGGAGGCAACTCCCTCGAAGTTCAAAATTAG
- a CDS encoding HK97 family phage prohead protease: MTKKLSKQGRFRGYASVFNRIDAHNDVIKPGAFTDSLKKRRIALLWQHSISNPIGKILEAVEDSFGLLVVAKLNLELRLAREAYALMVDGSVNALSIGYKVVRSEKDSKSGIRMISKIDLWEISVVTFPANEMAKISKIKAATPL, translated from the coding sequence ATGACCAAAAAACTAAGTAAACAAGGAAGGTTTAGGGGTTACGCCAGTGTTTTCAATAGAATAGATGCCCATAATGATGTAATAAAACCCGGAGCTTTTACAGATTCCCTCAAAAAGAGGAGAATAGCCCTGCTATGGCAGCATAGCATAAGTAACCCTATCGGGAAAATATTGGAGGCTGTTGAAGATTCCTTTGGGTTGTTGGTCGTTGCGAAGTTAAACTTGGAACTTCGGCTAGCCAGAGAAGCTTACGCCCTGATGGTAGATGGTAGTGTAAATGCCTTATCTATAGGGTACAAGGTGGTGCGGTCAGAAAAAGACAGTAAATCCGGTATCAGAATGATTTCCAAAATAGACCTGTGGGAAATTAGCGTGGTCACGTTCCCCGCAAATGAAATGGCCAAAATAAGCAAGATAAAAGCCGCAACACCACTCTAG
- a CDS encoding hemolysin family protein: MGNGVSEDGVGGDIPTRDSMRFFFYSFILNKLPGFKEFAKNRIMAENVLHFGSSHIMNNLVRLDECSVKDIMVQRSEILALGIDDGDLLAKVLRSQHTRVPVYKDNIDNIVGFIHIKDITSKEGLDFNVKSIIHNVMYVPHSMKAVNLFVKMQSSRVHMAIVLDEYGSTDGLVTMADIIEEIVGDIEDEHDVPSIPDIVNISNDKIEVNARVLVRTLEQSLGISLKDSEEEEYVTVGGLILAMVGRVPVVDEVFNHKSGASFLVKEVDNRCIYRVVIDLSKVPRNQQEICSS; the protein is encoded by the coding sequence ATGGGAAATGGAGTTTCTGAGGACGGCGTGGGTGGTGATATCCCCACGCGGGACAGTATGAGGTTTTTTTTCTATTCTTTTATCCTGAATAAGCTTCCCGGGTTTAAAGAATTCGCGAAAAACAGGATAATGGCGGAAAACGTATTGCACTTTGGTAGCTCACACATAATGAACAACCTAGTCAGGTTGGATGAGTGCTCAGTAAAAGACATTATGGTGCAAAGATCTGAGATACTGGCGCTAGGGATTGATGATGGTGACCTACTGGCGAAAGTGCTAAGAAGCCAACACACCAGGGTGCCTGTATACAAAGACAATATAGATAACATTGTTGGTTTTATTCACATCAAGGACATTACCTCAAAAGAAGGGTTGGACTTCAACGTGAAGAGCATAATACACAATGTTATGTATGTTCCACACTCGATGAAGGCCGTAAACCTTTTTGTAAAAATGCAGTCCTCCCGCGTGCATATGGCTATCGTGTTGGATGAGTATGGCAGCACTGACGGACTAGTTACGATGGCTGATATAATAGAGGAAATTGTTGGTGATATAGAAGACGAACATGACGTACCATCAATTCCCGATATAGTAAATATCTCCAACGATAAGATTGAGGTAAACGCAAGAGTGCTTGTCCGCACTCTAGAACAGTCACTCGGTATCTCACTAAAGGATTCCGAGGAGGAAGAATATGTAACGGTTGGAGGGCTGATACTTGCTATGGTGGGTAGAGTACCAGTTGTAGATGAGGTTTTTAATCATAAAAGTGGCGCGTCATTTCTGGTCAAGGAAGTGGACAATCGGTGCATATATAGGGTAGTGATAGATCTTAGTAAAGTTCCTAGAAACCAACAGGAAATTTGTAGCTCCTAG
- the hemE gene encoding uroporphyrinogen decarboxylase translates to MFNSKKQGRVLERVLTKKERQEKIPIWFMRQAGRYLPEYHKVMNNFENFLDACYTPEVVEEITLQPIKRFDIDAAIIFSDIMVVLDALGYEVNFIRGSGPKIGDILYQCSTNESITKLQPIFDSIYRVRNSLSSDKTLIGFAGSPWTLLTYTLGKENNFSRIKKEKYLEDSKEHTKNKVTELIDKITHITSHYLLKQIESGVDVIQLFDSSVNLLPVEIFEEYVITPTKKIVDFIHAKHPGFPIIGFPMGAGVMYKTYLEKTGISAISVDYSVPTFWIKKHLKGVIQGNLDPFLLAYNQKASDNQSVKIVRELGDKPLIFNLGHGILPETPIQHVESLIKSVREASQV, encoded by the coding sequence ATGTTTAATTCAAAAAAACAAGGTAGAGTACTCGAACGAGTTCTAACCAAAAAGGAGAGACAGGAAAAAATCCCAATATGGTTCATGAGACAGGCTGGAAGATACCTTCCTGAGTACCATAAGGTTATGAATAACTTTGAAAACTTCCTAGACGCATGCTACACCCCAGAAGTTGTTGAAGAGATAACCCTACAGCCCATCAAAAGATTCGACATCGATGCAGCAATAATATTTTCCGACATAATGGTTGTCCTGGACGCTTTAGGTTATGAAGTTAATTTCATTAGAGGGTCCGGACCAAAAATAGGAGATATCCTATATCAGTGCTCTACTAACGAATCTATTACAAAACTTCAACCAATATTTGATAGCATCTATAGGGTTAGAAATTCACTCAGTAGTGATAAAACCCTAATAGGATTTGCTGGATCACCATGGACTCTACTCACATACACACTAGGTAAAGAAAATAATTTTTCAAGGATCAAAAAGGAAAAATACTTAGAAGACTCCAAAGAACACACTAAAAATAAAGTTACAGAGTTAATTGATAAGATCACCCATATAACATCACACTACCTCTTAAAGCAGATTGAAAGTGGGGTTGATGTTATTCAACTATTTGATAGTAGTGTAAACCTACTCCCAGTTGAAATCTTTGAAGAGTACGTCATCACTCCAACAAAGAAAATTGTGGACTTTATACACGCCAAACACCCAGGCTTTCCTATTATAGGATTTCCAATGGGTGCAGGTGTAATGTATAAGACATATTTAGAGAAGACTGGGATATCAGCTATAAGCGTTGACTATAGCGTACCAACTTTCTGGATAAAAAAACATCTTAAAGGTGTAATCCAGGGAAACTTAGATCCATTCTTATTGGCGTATAACCAAAAAGCTTCAGATAATCAATCAGTCAAGATTGTAAGGGAACTCGGAGATAAACCTCTTATCTTTAACCTTGGGCATGGCATTCTCCCAGAAACCCCAATACAACATGTAGAAAGTCTTATAAAATCTGTGAGAGAGGCTTCTCAAGTGTAA
- a CDS encoding cytochrome c oxidase subunit 3 — protein sequence MKKKHDHHILSQSPWPILLSICSFLSAFGLVRSIHNNSYGMVVLPIGVLLTITVLYKWWFDVIDEANKDNCFTEVVKRGLRFGLAVMILSETMFFFAFFWSFFKAWLFPIYNLIDFSEKIYTSWPPNGIKTVDPWSIPFFNTITLLLSGCTITWSHHFLLEGDMKSSSRMLLSTIILGIIFSSFQCIEYIHIDFPFKGVGGGAIYSSNFYMATGFHGMHVLLGIVFLFVCWVRMKRGKVSPECHIGFECAAWYWHFVDVVWLFLFLFMYVISS from the coding sequence ATGAAGAAGAAGCATGACCACCACATACTTTCCCAAAGTCCATGGCCAATTCTTCTCTCTATATGCTCTTTTCTCTCTGCGTTTGGGTTAGTTAGGTCAATTCATAACAACTCCTATGGGATGGTTGTTCTTCCTATAGGGGTTCTTCTAACTATAACAGTTCTGTATAAGTGGTGGTTTGACGTTATAGATGAGGCTAACAAAGATAACTGTTTCACGGAAGTTGTTAAGCGTGGGCTGAGGTTCGGTCTTGCAGTTATGATACTTTCGGAGACTATGTTCTTTTTTGCTTTTTTTTGGTCTTTTTTTAAGGCTTGGCTTTTTCCAATCTATAACCTGATAGATTTTTCAGAAAAGATATACACGTCTTGGCCACCAAATGGGATAAAAACCGTTGATCCGTGGTCAATACCTTTTTTTAATACTATAACTCTTCTTCTTTCTGGTTGTACAATTACTTGGTCTCACCACTTTCTATTAGAAGGGGATATGAAATCTTCCTCTAGAATGCTGTTATCCACAATTATCCTGGGAATTATCTTCTCATCTTTTCAGTGTATTGAATATATACACATAGACTTTCCATTTAAGGGAGTTGGTGGAGGGGCTATATATTCCTCTAATTTTTATATGGCAACTGGATTTCACGGAATGCATGTACTATTAGGGATAGTTTTTTTATTTGTGTGTTGGGTAAGAATGAAAAGGGGTAAAGTTTCCCCTGAGTGTCATATTGGTTTTGAATGTGCTGCGTGGTATTGGCATTTTGTAGATGTAGTCTGGTTGTTTTTATTTCTTTTTATGTATGTTATCAGCTCATGA
- the ruvC gene encoding crossover junction endodeoxyribonuclease RuvC has product MVIIGIDPGLEFTGWGVISSIDFQNVYLLDSGVISTRGISKENEKLYKIYISLLSVLSLYKIDEASIEKVFINSNPRSSMSLCYARAASTISVMSRGIDIYEYSSTTIKKCITGNGMAPKEQVLFMVRSSLGIKHDIEINNHSSDAIAAALCHVYNTRNRNINP; this is encoded by the coding sequence GTGGTGATCATTGGTATAGATCCAGGGCTTGAGTTTACTGGTTGGGGGGTGATCTCCAGTATAGATTTCCAGAATGTATATCTTCTAGATAGTGGGGTAATTTCCACCAGGGGTATTAGTAAAGAAAATGAAAAGCTATATAAAATCTACATATCACTTCTTTCTGTTCTTAGTTTGTATAAGATAGATGAGGCATCAATCGAGAAGGTATTTATAAATTCTAACCCTAGGTCCTCGATGTCATTATGTTACGCTAGGGCTGCATCAACGATCTCTGTTATGTCTAGAGGGATTGATATATATGAATATTCCTCCACTACTATAAAAAAGTGTATTACAGGAAATGGTATGGCTCCAAAGGAGCAGGTTTTATTTATGGTAAGAAGTTCACTTGGGATAAAACATGATATTGAAATCAATAACCACTCATCAGATGCAATAGCGGCTGCTTTATGCCATGTATACAACACTAGAAATAGGAATATTAATCCTTAA
- the plsY gene encoding glycerol-3-phosphate 1-O-acyltransferase PlsY has translation MNLLIGYMYLIPILFTSYLIGSIPFSWILVKVFYKTDLRNFGSGNVGATNAFRVNRGISFLVLFLDISKSVLVLLTLEKMCIYKNIMYLTGFALVLGHIFPIWFLFKGGKGIAPTIGVILSINIKIFLLFIITWAVVFIIFRYSSLSSIISVLSSCIYCVIIEDFNSSIFYIAISVIVLVKHRDNIIRVINGTEKKLF, from the coding sequence GTGAACTTACTTATTGGTTATATGTACTTAATCCCTATACTATTCACCTCGTATCTAATCGGATCAATTCCTTTCTCGTGGATATTAGTAAAGGTTTTTTACAAAACAGATTTGAGGAATTTTGGTTCAGGAAATGTCGGAGCAACAAACGCATTTAGGGTAAATAGGGGTATTTCATTCCTCGTACTATTTCTAGATATATCTAAATCAGTACTAGTGCTTCTCACGCTAGAAAAAATGTGTATATATAAAAATATTATGTATTTAACCGGATTTGCCTTAGTACTAGGTCATATATTTCCGATATGGTTTTTATTTAAAGGTGGTAAAGGAATAGCTCCTACTATAGGAGTGATTTTATCTATAAATATCAAAATATTTTTACTATTTATAATAACCTGGGCGGTTGTTTTTATAATATTCAGATATTCGTCACTATCATCTATAATCTCAGTCCTTTCCTCGTGTATATACTGTGTAATAATTGAGGATTTTAACTCATCTATCTTCTATATAGCTATATCCGTTATTGTACTCGTAAAACATAGGGATAATATAATAAGGGTGATAAATGGAACTGAGAAAAAGTTATTTTAA
- the nadC gene encoding carboxylating nicotinate-nucleotide diphosphorylase: MFEEIIRSAIIEDLREQGDVTTNCIFEKEEVKFLIISKEPMMVSGIVAVKEIFEIFSKEINFTLIERDGNNIQPGAVIIEGFGPISKILSIERVLLNFLQRASSISSRTRDFVSEVVGTKTKIRSTRKTSPGLRSFDLYAVRVGGGESYRNGLYDGIMVKDNHIVGCGSITECVSRIRRKLGDVFITVECDNKLQVEESLKNSINLIMLDNMGISDIRDSIKMIGSLAMVEVSGGVDIENVREIARLGVDYISIGSITHSFICKDISLEVY; encoded by the coding sequence ATGTTTGAGGAGATTATACGCTCTGCAATAATAGAAGATCTTAGAGAACAAGGAGATGTGACCACGAATTGTATATTTGAAAAAGAAGAGGTTAAGTTTTTAATTATTTCCAAAGAGCCGATGATGGTTTCCGGAATCGTTGCTGTTAAGGAGATATTTGAAATATTTAGTAAGGAAATAAACTTCACCCTAATTGAGCGTGATGGGAATAATATCCAACCTGGCGCTGTAATCATTGAAGGTTTTGGTCCAATATCTAAGATATTATCGATTGAGAGGGTTTTATTAAACTTCCTACAGAGGGCTTCTTCTATTTCCTCTAGAACTAGGGATTTTGTGTCTGAGGTTGTTGGAACAAAAACAAAAATAAGGAGTACACGTAAAACATCTCCTGGGCTACGTAGTTTTGACTTATATGCTGTTCGTGTAGGGGGAGGTGAAAGCTATAGAAATGGGCTATACGATGGGATAATGGTAAAAGATAACCATATAGTAGGTTGTGGAAGTATAACGGAGTGTGTATCTAGGATAAGAAGGAAATTAGGAGATGTTTTTATTACAGTGGAATGTGACAACAAACTCCAGGTAGAGGAATCCCTAAAAAACTCTATAAACCTCATTATGCTGGATAATATGGGGATTTCAGACATCAGAGATTCTATTAAGATGATTGGAAGTTTAGCAATGGTAGAAGTTTCAGGTGGGGTTGATATCGAAAATGTTAGAGAAATAGCTAGGTTAGGGGTAGATTACATATCGATAGGGTCCATCACCCACTCGTTTATATGTAAAGACATCAGCCTAGAAGTTTATTAG
- the dnaJ gene encoding molecular chaperone DnaJ, whose product MSSNDYYEILEVSRNASAEEIKKSYRKMVFKYHPDKNPGDKKAEEKFKKVSEAYEVLSNPEKRAAYDRYGHSTFTSGGGAGGFDFTSGFSTDFSDIFQDFFGGGFGKSQRTASREHLRGSDLRYDVEVSLEDAFKGIKVPISYVTNVKCSSCSGIGSEGAVNSVKCGNCNGAGSVRTRKGFLTIEEVCNICNGEGEVIKNKCRRCGGNGRVRSEVSLLVTVPKGIETGNKVRVNGKGEAGFRGAKEGDLYVYVRVKEHKFFTRRSSDLHCSVPIKMTIAALGGEIEMPSIDGSWTKLKIPDGTQSGDQIRMRGKGMPEVNSKDRRGDMYVHVTVETPVKLTKQQIDLLKKFEEESSVNCSPKYQGFFQKIKDLWRDISS is encoded by the coding sequence ATGAGTAGCAACGACTACTATGAAATATTAGAAGTAAGTAGAAACGCCAGTGCAGAGGAAATAAAAAAATCATACCGTAAGATGGTTTTTAAGTACCATCCTGATAAAAACCCTGGGGATAAGAAGGCGGAGGAAAAATTCAAGAAAGTAAGTGAAGCTTATGAAGTCTTAAGTAATCCAGAAAAGCGTGCCGCTTATGACCGTTATGGTCATAGTACATTCACTAGTGGTGGGGGTGCTGGCGGGTTTGATTTTACCAGTGGTTTTTCAACTGACTTCTCTGATATTTTTCAGGATTTCTTCGGTGGAGGTTTTGGTAAATCACAAAGAACCGCTAGCAGGGAACATCTACGTGGTTCAGACCTTAGATATGATGTTGAAGTTTCCCTAGAGGATGCTTTTAAAGGGATAAAAGTACCGATTAGCTACGTAACGAACGTGAAGTGCTCCTCATGCTCTGGTATCGGAAGCGAAGGAGCGGTTAATTCAGTAAAATGCGGAAACTGTAATGGTGCTGGTAGTGTTAGAACTAGGAAGGGGTTCTTAACAATTGAAGAAGTATGTAATATATGTAATGGGGAAGGAGAGGTTATTAAGAATAAGTGCCGTAGGTGCGGGGGAAATGGAAGGGTAAGAAGTGAAGTAAGTCTTCTAGTAACCGTACCTAAGGGTATAGAAACAGGGAATAAGGTAAGAGTAAACGGAAAGGGAGAGGCAGGTTTCAGGGGAGCTAAAGAAGGGGATCTTTATGTATACGTTAGGGTTAAGGAACATAAATTCTTCACTAGGAGATCTTCTGACTTACATTGTAGCGTTCCAATAAAAATGACTATAGCAGCCCTGGGCGGGGAAATAGAAATGCCTTCTATCGATGGTTCTTGGACAAAGCTAAAAATTCCGGATGGGACCCAGAGTGGGGACCAAATAAGGATGAGAGGTAAAGGAATGCCAGAGGTAAACTCAAAGGATAGAAGGGGGGATATGTATGTGCACGTCACTGTAGAAACTCCAGTAAAATTAACAAAACAACAAATAGATCTACTGAAGAAATTTGAAGAAGAATCCAGCGTAAATTGCAGTCCAAAGTACCAGGGGTTTTTTCAAAAGATTAAGGATCTATGGAGAGATATAAGCTCCTGA
- the glyS gene encoding glycine--tRNA ligase subunit beta, which yields MSSDLILEVLCEQLPIRTIAAAREYILPKIDKEFSSRGISCDTPKVFTTSHRIILIAYNISQNNGSGKKEIKGPRVSSSEKVISGFLRKVGKSSVEELEIREVSGEKFYYSSSVLSLKDLTSEVAEAIQCTIDNFPLHKRMRWGTGVGYWVRPVINVLCVMNGEVLSVSVAGVTANNITYGNLRFANHRYTVTKVDEYLNFLSNNMVIVDVEERRKCILEQLNEQISGTKLKYDQNARILEDMSSNLEYPKLLIGSVDKNFSEIPTEVISCVMTNHQRYLALKDQNGKIVKFASAASVVNDKVIKNHEKVLRARLSDTLFLIKKDKEHNMDYYVGLLSDIVFKSGLGTLLDKVERISALAKYCSVWIPRSSILNAERAAMISKADLTTLVVREFPELQGKMGRYYAEYSGEVEEVCTAVEEHYLPIGQKDPCPKSPIGIAVSIADKVDSLVGLIATESISGSRDPFALRRTSISLLRVIIENSISIPLDLMVSKAVSMYVCRARLNKNEGHFLRIDRDTLISTVLSFCYDRLRVILKESDLDKEVVDAVVGKLHDIPVVKKKVEAICSFLKTEKGKSIITAYRRANNIILKESVDWKLDGKSSKRLCREDCETQLYNQIRQYKKLLGGLIKEDKFSEAMELLFEFSSFVNVFMDEVRVCDRVNMELYRNRTRLLVSSVSIYNTILDFSKIHRTF from the coding sequence ATGTCTTCTGATTTAATACTTGAGGTTCTGTGTGAACAACTCCCCATCAGAACCATTGCGGCTGCGCGTGAGTACATCCTACCAAAAATTGATAAGGAATTCTCTAGTAGAGGAATAAGTTGTGACACACCAAAGGTATTCACAACCTCTCATAGGATAATACTTATCGCGTATAATATTAGTCAGAACAATGGTAGTGGAAAGAAAGAGATAAAAGGGCCTAGGGTTTCTTCTAGTGAAAAAGTAATAAGCGGGTTCCTGAGAAAAGTTGGTAAGAGTAGTGTAGAAGAATTAGAAATACGGGAAGTCTCGGGTGAAAAATTCTACTACAGCTCAAGTGTTTTAAGTTTAAAAGATCTGACCAGTGAAGTAGCTGAAGCAATACAATGCACAATCGACAACTTTCCCCTACACAAGCGTATGAGGTGGGGAACAGGGGTTGGATACTGGGTTCGGCCGGTTATTAACGTCTTATGCGTTATGAACGGTGAGGTTTTATCAGTCTCGGTTGCAGGCGTTACCGCAAATAATATAACCTACGGAAATCTGAGGTTCGCCAATCATAGATATACCGTTACTAAGGTGGATGAATACCTTAATTTTTTATCCAACAATATGGTTATTGTAGATGTAGAAGAGAGAAGGAAGTGTATTCTTGAGCAACTAAACGAACAAATATCTGGCACGAAGCTTAAGTACGACCAAAATGCCCGGATATTAGAGGATATGAGTAGTAATTTAGAATATCCAAAGCTACTAATTGGGAGTGTAGATAAAAATTTCAGTGAAATCCCCACAGAAGTGATCTCATGCGTTATGACCAACCACCAGAGGTATTTAGCACTAAAAGACCAGAATGGAAAAATAGTAAAGTTCGCTTCTGCCGCAAGTGTGGTGAATGATAAAGTAATTAAAAACCATGAAAAGGTACTTAGGGCTAGGTTATCGGACACGCTGTTCTTAATTAAAAAAGATAAAGAACACAACATGGACTACTACGTTGGCCTACTCTCTGACATAGTGTTTAAGAGTGGTTTGGGCACGCTGTTGGATAAGGTGGAGAGGATATCCGCACTTGCAAAATATTGCTCAGTATGGATTCCACGCTCCTCAATATTAAACGCCGAAAGGGCCGCAATGATCTCCAAGGCTGACCTCACGACCTTAGTTGTAAGAGAATTTCCAGAACTTCAAGGAAAGATGGGTAGGTATTATGCTGAATATTCTGGAGAGGTAGAGGAGGTCTGTACAGCAGTTGAGGAACACTACCTTCCTATAGGTCAGAAAGACCCTTGTCCAAAATCTCCTATAGGAATAGCTGTCTCGATTGCAGATAAGGTAGATAGCTTGGTTGGGCTTATAGCAACTGAAAGTATATCTGGTTCTCGTGATCCGTTCGCCCTTAGAAGAACATCAATTTCGCTACTAAGGGTAATTATAGAAAATAGCATTTCTATTCCACTTGACTTAATGGTATCAAAAGCCGTGTCTATGTATGTATGCAGGGCAAGATTAAATAAGAATGAAGGCCATTTCCTACGCATTGACCGTGACACTTTAATTTCTACCGTCTTATCCTTTTGCTACGATAGACTAAGAGTGATTTTAAAGGAAAGTGATCTAGATAAAGAAGTAGTGGATGCTGTTGTTGGAAAACTGCATGATATACCAGTAGTTAAAAAGAAGGTGGAGGCAATATGTAGCTTCCTCAAAACAGAAAAGGGAAAATCTATTATCACTGCCTATAGAAGGGCAAACAATATAATCTTAAAGGAATCAGTTGATTGGAAACTAGATGGTAAGTCTAGTAAAAGGTTATGTAGAGAAGATTGTGAAACACAGTTGTATAATCAAATAAGGCAATATAAAAAGTTGTTGGGTGGCCTAATAAAAGAGGATAAGTTTTCCGAGGCTATGGAGTTATTATTTGAGTTTAGCTCATTTGTTAACGTATTCATGGATGAGGTTAGAGTGTGTGACCGGGTGAATATGGAGTTATATCGTAACAGGACTAGGTTGTTAGTATCCTCTGTAAGTATATACAATACCATACTGGATTTTAGTAAAATACATAGAACGTTTTAG
- a CDS encoding glycine--tRNA ligase subunit alpha has protein sequence MDFQNIIRKLDDYWKGYGCAIMHPYTSELGAGTLHPATSISVLSGRETMVAYVQPVIRPSDGRYGKNPNRLYQHHQYQVIVQPSRNTLIDDYLTSLEVIGISKNDFDIRFIEDDWENPSIGASGLGWEVSCNGMEITQFTYMQQVGGVECVTIPGEIAYGLERIAMVLQDVDSVYELTWDDTGVKYGDIFLAREKEFSTLSFEYYDIEFLLSRFENSEKMCSLMVEKNLPLAGYDFCIQASHVLNIIESRGVIGVNERASYILRVRKMANMCCESYIKLYRAA, from the coding sequence GTGGATTTCCAAAATATAATTAGGAAGTTAGATGACTATTGGAAGGGTTACGGTTGCGCCATTATGCATCCGTACACCTCCGAGCTGGGAGCTGGAACGCTTCATCCAGCAACTTCAATTTCTGTCCTCTCCGGAAGGGAAACCATGGTCGCATATGTGCAGCCAGTTATCAGGCCTTCAGACGGTAGGTATGGAAAAAACCCAAATAGATTGTATCAACACCACCAATACCAAGTTATCGTTCAACCATCTAGAAATACGCTTATTGACGACTATCTAACAAGCCTTGAAGTAATTGGCATCTCAAAAAACGACTTTGACATTCGGTTTATTGAAGACGATTGGGAAAACCCTAGTATAGGAGCTTCAGGACTTGGTTGGGAAGTATCCTGTAATGGTATGGAAATTACGCAATTCACCTACATGCAACAGGTAGGAGGAGTAGAGTGTGTTACCATCCCCGGTGAGATTGCCTATGGGCTCGAGAGAATCGCAATGGTACTACAAGATGTTGATAGCGTTTACGAGCTTACTTGGGATGATACTGGAGTAAAGTACGGTGATATATTTCTTGCTAGAGAAAAGGAATTTTCCACTCTCTCCTTTGAGTATTATGACATCGAATTTCTACTTTCCAGATTTGAAAACAGTGAAAAGATGTGCTCCCTTATGGTTGAAAAAAATCTACCTCTTGCTGGATACGATTTTTGCATCCAGGCAAGCCATGTACTTAACATAATAGAGTCACGTGGTGTAATCGGGGTGAATGAGCGGGCTTCCTACATTCTAAGAGTTAGAAAAATGGCGAACATGTGCTGTGAGTCCTATATAAAACTGTATAGAGCGGCTTAG